A window of Amaranthus tricolor cultivar Red isolate AtriRed21 chromosome 8, ASM2621246v1, whole genome shotgun sequence genomic DNA:
TTTGGGGACTGACCTTTCATTTGACACTGCTTCTGGAAATTTCACTAAGTGCAATGCTGGACTGAGCTTTACCAATGCTGATTTGATTGCATCTTTAAATTTGTAAGTTTCTTTGCATATGGTATGCTGTTACACATCTGTTATCTTCTTTTCTATATCCGTGTGCTACACATTACTGCTGCTAAAAGAGAAAACTATAAGTTGCAATTTGATGTTATTGTGTCACAATATTATTAGTTCATAATTCATATTacattacaacaatcaaaacaaTGCTAAAGTGTTTATCCCATCGGATGGGTTTGGCAACACCAAGGATCTAATTCTTCCTCCATTCACTTCTATCTTATATCCCTGTAAATTACTAAGCTTCTTTGGACTTCTTACATCCAAATAATCTTTGGTTTTCATCTTCTTTTGAAAGTCCATAGTATGTTATAAGGTGTATTCTTTCATCATGGTAGCAATTTTTGTTGGTTATTATCGTGAATAATTCCATAGAGTTGTATGCATTTGTCCTAGAAGAAATTTTGGAGCGTGTTTGTTTGATATTTACTtgttccttttctaattttttagttGGATATTTGTTTTTACTCTTGTGTTGGCTATTGGGTGCTGCAGAAacaaaaattcctaatcaataaccgcggtttgtaaatcaccataaagacaaaaaaaaaaaatataataaacaaaaccaaaaaagataaattaaaataactcgAACCCTATCAAATACTACCACATAAGGGTGATTAACTtcacaaataaccgttatttaccaAGAACCCTATCAAATACTTACCATATAAGGGTGATTAACTtcacaaataaccgttatttaccaAGACCTTCTTCTGCAGGAATGACAAAGCTGACACCTTGATTGCTTCATACTATCATATCGTGAGCCCACTGACCAAGGCAGCTGTTGGTGCAGAATTGAGCCACAGCTTCTCAACTAATGGGAATACACTCACCTTTGGTACTCAACATGCATTGGACCCACTGACTTCAGTGAAGGCTCGTGTTGACAACTATGGGAAAGCAAGTGCGCTCATCCAGCATGAATGGCGTCCTAAATCAACTATCACCATTTCTGGGGAGGTGGATACTAGTGCTATCGACAAGACTGCTAAGGTTGGATTGGCTTTGGCTTTGAAACCTTAAGAGCTGCCCTGTTTTTCTGTTTGGTGAAGATCTATGAAATCGGGGAAATAAGAAGGGCAAGTCTTGTAGAGAACTTTTTGTTCGGAATTCGTTCACCATGGGCTTGTGAACTTGCTTCTTGGTGGTCAATTGTATACAATAATTATGGCTGGTGGTGCACcagttctatttattttttttcagaaGTTCGTTTGTTGATGAGAAGGTTTTGAGTAACAGTTCAATTTGAGTGTTGCATTTTTGTAATTGCAATGTAATCATATTTTTTGAAATCCTGTATCATTTTCACTTTATgctaatgattttatttttactatgaTCAATGTTTGGGTGGAAAATCCCCTACAGTTTAAGGGAATTAATCATTCCTATATATTCACAATCGCAAATTGAAAAACCTTAAACCAGTAGGGCAATTCGATAGGTAGCACGTGACTTTTGCTGCTTCTGATCAAATATCTAAGACTCAATTGATGAACAATCTCAAACAATATGCACAATCAAGTCGTAAACTCAGAACATATGTACAATCGAGTCGCAAACtcaccataaaaaaaataatcttaaaaGGTTGCATATAAGATTTTCCTACACGTATTACTAAAACCACTGTGGTAAGGTATTCTATAAATAGCTGCAATACAATACTATAAGGAACTTCAACAATACCAAATCAAACCACCCCATGCTAAATATTTCCAAGCAATATCTACACAATATTTTCCACATAAGATTGTACCCATTACCGCTCCATTGTTTGTGCTTGAAGGAGGCCATCTCTGATTTGTGTTGCGATGTCTTTAACAGCACCTGGCCCGTGAGGAATGAACACAGAGGATGCCTTTGATGACGCACCAATCTCTCTCATTGTATCAAAATACTGGGTCACCAAAACCATGTCCATCACATCCTTGGCAGTTGTTCCTGGCACACTCTCAGAGAAGTTGAGCACACTGTCTCTCAATCCATCTACAATAGCTTGTCGCTGTCGCGCGATACCCAACCCTGCAAGATACTTGGATTCTGCCTCCCCTTCAGCTTTCTTTATTTGCAGTATCTTTTCTGCTTCAGCCTTCTCGTTTGCAGCCAGTCTCATCCTAGCAGCTATTAGGAATCGAAAGGCATAAGTCAGAATGCTTTCATATTTACAGTCCAGAAAGATACTAGTATGAATCCTAGATAATCCAAAATGTGTGCAGATATTTCAATCACAAGGTACAAGTAAAATGACTAGCTACAAAAGTAGAAATCGTAGATACTTCGGCATAATATTATGCATAAAACGGCTGAGCAGGCATCAAAGCATGGTGCATCTTGGAATTTTAACACAAAGCTTCATATGTTAGTATGTCAGAAATGCAAAACCTGTCTGAGtgatgtttaatttattttaattttcacagACAAAAGTGAGGATATGGAAATCTAAAAGAATCTAGGAGACTAGGAGTGATCTCTATGAATTCACGAAACATCCACGGGAGTGATTACATATTCGAAGTGGTGGTTTGCACTAGATTACCATTTATCAGTTATTAAGTACTCCTAGCTTATATCGGAGAAAGGTGCTGGAAATTTTATAACTGAGGCATAGAGATTATAAGATCAAGTTATACGCATTACCAGCATTGATCTCATTCATTGCTCTCTTGACATTCACGTCAGGCTCAATGTCCACAATAAGAGTCTG
This region includes:
- the LOC130820699 gene encoding hypersensitive-induced response protein-like protein 2, whose translation is MGQALGCIQVGQSTVGISERFGKFEDILEPGCHCVPWCLGSQLAGQLTLRVQQLDVRCETKTKDNVFVTVVASVQYRALAEKASDAFYKLSNTREQIQAYVFDVIRASVPKLELDSSFEQKNDIAKAVEQELEKAMSAYGYEIVQTLIVDIEPDVNVKRAMNEINAAARMRLAANEKAEAEKILQIKKAEGEAESKYLAGLGIARQRQAIVDGLRDSVLNFSESVPGTTAKDVMDMVLVTQYFDTMREIGASSKASSVFIPHGPGAVKDIATQIRDGLLQAQTMER